In Leptidea sinapis chromosome 8, ilLepSina1.1, whole genome shotgun sequence, a single window of DNA contains:
- the LOC126965759 gene encoding small integral membrane protein 8: MSEKSNVSNDKPGDGIRSMRTSTAFRVVNFELYAKPNIVIMTIGLTCFGIAVGYMAYMRQKYESMGYYTAIDKDGKEIFEKKKSKWD, from the exons ATGTCTGAGAAGTCAAATGTTAGTAATGACAAACCTGGTGATGGAATTAGATCAATGAGAACAAGTACAGCATTCAGAGTTGTAAACTTTGAACTATATGCTAAGCCA aATATAGTAATAATGACTATTGGTTTAACATGTTTTGGAATAGCTGTTGGTTATATGGCTTATATGCGACAAAAGTATGAGTCTATGGGCTATTATACAGCAATTGATAAAGATGGCAAGGAGATAtttgaaaagaagaaatctaaatGGGACTAG